A single genomic interval of Hyphomicrobium methylovorum harbors:
- a CDS encoding acyl-CoA dehydrogenase family protein, translating to MNFWDGGSLAILKNVEEIAKSVLAANSAQVDSEAIWPRKGMTALLDAGLGGLVVPRPYGGKGQGLQMLARVCEQLSRECASTGICYGMHCVGSYVIAANATDAQREALLTPICEGKHITTLSLSETGTGSYYYLPQTTLTNHSADYYSLTGEKVFVTNGSHADSYVVSAVSGEKEDATAQFSCVVVPGTTEGLSWGGVWNGVGMRGNSSRTMILRNARIPRANLLGREGDQMWYIFNVITPLFIIAMAGTYLGVAASAIDEARDHVASRRHMHAGSLSQAPIVQHRIGALWCMLERARQLVYGAAASFDNGSPDALLQIMASKVEVAESAVAIVDEAMTLTGGRGYSQGSKLSKHLRDVRAIHLMAPTTELLKTWIGKSLLGVPLLAD from the coding sequence ATGAATTTTTGGGACGGTGGCTCCTTAGCAATTCTCAAGAACGTCGAAGAGATTGCCAAAAGCGTACTTGCCGCCAATTCTGCCCAAGTCGATAGCGAAGCAATTTGGCCCAGAAAAGGCATGACGGCACTTCTTGATGCCGGACTGGGCGGCCTTGTGGTCCCCCGACCTTACGGCGGCAAGGGCCAAGGCCTGCAAATGCTTGCGCGTGTTTGCGAGCAGTTGAGCAGAGAATGCGCCTCCACCGGCATCTGCTATGGCATGCATTGCGTCGGATCTTACGTCATCGCGGCGAACGCCACGGATGCCCAACGCGAGGCGTTGCTAACGCCGATATGCGAAGGCAAACACATCACAACTCTTTCGCTGAGCGAGACCGGAACCGGGAGCTACTATTACCTCCCCCAAACGACGCTCACCAATCATTCCGCTGACTACTATAGCCTCACCGGAGAGAAGGTTTTTGTAACAAACGGCAGCCACGCGGATTCTTACGTTGTCTCCGCTGTCTCCGGCGAAAAAGAAGACGCCACCGCTCAATTTTCCTGCGTCGTTGTTCCCGGCACAACCGAGGGATTGAGCTGGGGAGGAGTTTGGAATGGCGTGGGCATGCGCGGGAATTCCTCGCGCACGATGATATTGCGAAATGCTCGTATTCCGCGCGCAAATCTTCTCGGTCGCGAAGGCGATCAGATGTGGTACATTTTCAATGTAATCACTCCCCTATTCATCATCGCAATGGCTGGCACCTATCTCGGTGTTGCTGCAAGCGCGATCGATGAAGCGCGAGACCACGTGGCTTCACGCCGCCACATGCATGCGGGATCGTTATCGCAAGCACCAATCGTCCAACATCGCATCGGAGCTCTCTGGTGCATGCTCGAGCGAGCGCGCCAGCTCGTATACGGCGCGGCAGCCAGCTTCGATAACGGCAGCCCCGACGCACTTCTGCAGATCATGGCGAGTAAAGTCGAAGTCGCCGAGAGCGCCGTCGCCATCGTTGACGAAGCCATGACGCTCACCGGTGGCCGCGGTTACTCGCAAGGGTCGAAACTCTCGAAGCACTTGCGCGATGTTCGCGCGATCCACCTTATGGCGCCGACCACCGAACTCTTGAAAACGTGGATCGGAAAATCCCTGCTTGGCGTTCCGCTACTCGCGGATTAA
- a CDS encoding Nif11-like leader peptide family natural product precursor, whose translation MLEKALQRDAESRPFEKEMRKLGDLVMKDPALLDRLEATPTKEAFINVYCEMAREQNISFTRDDLLIAVQEQKHGKDYVLPKKILRMVMDRF comes from the coding sequence ATGTTGGAAAAAGCACTGCAGCGCGACGCGGAATCGCGTCCGTTTGAAAAAGAAATGAGAAAGCTCGGTGATCTCGTGATGAAGGATCCGGCCCTACTGGATCGTCTCGAAGCCACGCCAACAAAAGAAGCTTTCATAAACGTCTACTGCGAAATGGCGCGGGAACAGAACATCAGCTTTACCAGGGACGATCTCTTGATTGCTGTTCAAGAGCAGAAGCACGGAAAGGACTACGTTCTTCCGAAGAAGATTCTCCGCATGGTCATGGATCGCTTTTAA
- a CDS encoding FMN-dependent NADH-azoreductase, producing the protein MTRVLFIKASPRGTSSASARVAEAYIDALKSKGSVTVDELDVWNANLPPFDGHALEAKYAGLAGQPLSADQQTAWKAIEALGARFQNADQIVIATPMWNFGVPYQMKHLIDLVTQKNVTFTFDENGFGGMLKGKRAVVVAARGLEYVEGTPISEENLDYQKAFLLSWLNFIGISDIQTIRVEKTLFGEEALTASLAAGINEAKALANAG; encoded by the coding sequence ATGACGCGGGTTCTCTTCATAAAGGCCTCACCAAGAGGCACGTCTTCGGCATCGGCCCGCGTGGCAGAAGCCTATATAGACGCACTAAAATCCAAGGGTTCCGTAACGGTCGACGAACTCGATGTTTGGAATGCGAATTTGCCGCCATTTGACGGCCACGCACTCGAAGCAAAATACGCAGGTCTTGCTGGGCAGCCGTTGAGCGCAGATCAGCAAACCGCATGGAAAGCAATTGAAGCGCTTGGCGCCCGTTTCCAAAATGCAGATCAGATCGTGATCGCCACACCGATGTGGAATTTCGGTGTCCCGTATCAGATGAAGCACTTGATTGATCTGGTTACGCAGAAAAACGTGACATTTACCTTCGACGAAAACGGCTTCGGCGGCATGCTCAAAGGTAAGCGCGCAGTCGTCGTCGCCGCGCGCGGTCTCGAGTACGTCGAGGGAACGCCGATCTCAGAGGAAAACCTCGACTATCAAAAGGCCTTCCTCCTCTCCTGGCTGAACTTCATCGGCATCTCCGACATTCAAACCATTCGCGTTGAAAAGACCCTCTTCGGAGAAGAAGCGCTTACGGCGTCGCTTGCTGCCGGCATCAACGAGGCGAAGGCGTTGGCCAACGCAGGTTAA
- a CDS encoding fatty acid desaturase, producing the protein MRKLILGHLVYLYTPLGVLACVVGILLGGHWAWLGVAIFGFNIVVDTLTSGLHLRGAAADKDGSPAGIPAVLNSMMYMQLISFIALQLALAWRVYQYVAGVPIETMTWNGYEFTNGIDLITLVGATLSAGMHQGLGIMFGHELAHTKGIGFLISRWMMALSGTAHFCFAHVYNHHLELGRAWLGPEGNKMDDDTDPATAPRGRSIYKHFVISHIGQSYFGVITEGKRLKRMGKSFFSLSNRWIRGYMMSLPTVALFSYAGYAGGQGASGVLIGLAVMLVVWIISNFELEALNYMEHYGLIRVKNEPIEYRHSWDNDTAFTSWAFIEIGRQADHHDRGETHFWELTGVGGPPTGAPNARIGYYTEFTLALIPPLWHYIMRRKLAIWDRDFATPEERKIAAMINKKVGYDLDPKAIEGRYLEVSYV; encoded by the coding sequence ATGAGAAAACTGATACTTGGTCATCTTGTGTATCTATACACGCCGCTGGGAGTTCTGGCGTGCGTGGTAGGTATCCTACTAGGCGGACATTGGGCCTGGCTCGGTGTTGCAATTTTCGGCTTCAATATCGTCGTCGATACGCTGACCTCTGGTCTGCATCTCCGTGGCGCTGCCGCTGATAAGGACGGTTCGCCAGCTGGTATTCCGGCCGTGCTCAACTCCATGATGTACATGCAGTTGATCTCGTTCATTGCTCTGCAGCTCGCGCTCGCATGGCGTGTTTATCAGTACGTCGCTGGCGTGCCGATCGAAACCATGACCTGGAACGGTTATGAGTTCACGAACGGTATTGATCTGATCACCTTGGTTGGCGCCACGCTCAGCGCTGGTATGCACCAGGGCCTCGGCATCATGTTCGGTCACGAACTCGCGCATACCAAGGGCATCGGCTTCTTGATCTCGCGCTGGATGATGGCTCTCTCGGGCACGGCGCACTTCTGCTTTGCTCACGTCTATAACCATCACCTCGAACTGGGCCGCGCTTGGCTTGGTCCGGAGGGCAACAAGATGGATGACGACACGGATCCCGCTACGGCTCCGCGTGGTCGCTCGATCTACAAGCACTTCGTGATTTCGCATATCGGTCAGTCGTACTTCGGTGTCATCACCGAAGGCAAGCGCCTGAAGCGTATGGGCAAATCGTTCTTCTCGTTGTCTAATCGCTGGATTCGCGGTTACATGATGAGCCTCCCGACCGTAGCTCTCTTCAGCTACGCAGGATACGCCGGCGGCCAAGGCGCCAGCGGTGTTCTGATCGGTCTCGCTGTCATGCTCGTTGTCTGGATCATTTCGAACTTCGAGCTCGAAGCGCTGAACTACATGGAGCACTACGGTCTGATCCGTGTGAAGAACGAGCCCATCGAGTATCGTCACTCGTGGGACAATGACACGGCTTTCACGAGCTGGGCGTTCATTGAGATCGGTCGTCAGGCAGATCATCACGATCGTGGCGAAACGCACTTCTGGGAACTCACCGGTGTTGGTGGTCCTCCGACGGGTGCTCCGAACGCACGCATCGGGTACTACACCGAGTTCACTCTCGCGCTGATCCCGCCGCTCTGGCACTACATCATGCGTCGTAAGCTTGCTATCTGGGATCGTGACTTCGCGACGCCCGAAGAGCGCAAGATTGCTGCGATGATCAATAAGAAGGTCGGTTACGACCTTGATCCGAAGGCGATCGAAGGTCGCTACCTTGAAGTCAGCTACGTCTGA
- a CDS encoding group I truncated hemoglobin has protein sequence MEAVAESVAPDATLYERLGKRAGIEKIVEQIWINHTTNPEVKNRYVNSDPVNVKRLVTEMCCAGFGGPESYSGRDMITTHTGMNINETEFVAVCDDVLDALDKNGVGKREKDEVLCILYSLKPEVVRL, from the coding sequence ATGGAAGCTGTCGCGGAATCGGTTGCTCCCGATGCAACTCTTTATGAGCGGTTGGGCAAACGAGCCGGAATTGAGAAGATCGTCGAGCAGATTTGGATCAATCACACGACCAATCCCGAAGTTAAGAATCGATACGTCAATAGCGATCCAGTCAACGTGAAGCGACTGGTTACGGAAATGTGCTGTGCTGGTTTTGGCGGCCCGGAATCTTATTCCGGCAGAGATATGATCACCACCCACACCGGCATGAATATCAACGAAACTGAATTCGTTGCTGTTTGCGACGACGTGCTGGATGCGCTGGATAAGAACGGCGTAGGCAAGCGCGAGAAAGATGAAGTCCTCTGCATCCTCTATTCACTGAAGCCCGAAGTCGTTCGCCTCTAA